A single region of the Devosia sp. FJ2-5-3 genome encodes:
- the glgA gene encoding glycogen synthase GlgA, with translation MEVLSVASEVYPLIKTGGLADVAGALPLALAETGVTMRTLVPGYPAVLTKLTGGREVAQFEDLFGFRGRLIAGRVEGLDLIVLDVPPLYDRPGNPYVGPEGWDWPDNWKRFAALSWVASELGLGLVEGYQPQIIHAHDWQAGLVPAYVKYGPSATLKTVMTVHNMAFQGTYSADIFAQLRLPPHAFSVEGVEYYGGVGYLKAGVECADVVTTVSPTYATEIRTPAFGMGLDGLLANRSDTVFGVLNGIDMNAWDPATDKALVRNYTANSLHHRDENKAALRERFGLEPSDGPLFVVVSRLTWQKGIDLLAACIDMIVAAGGQLAVLGSGEAELENAVRGAAMRHPGQVGLVTGYNEELSHLLQGGGDVVLVPSRFEPCGLTQLYALRYGAIPLVSRVGGLDDTVIDANVAALQAEVATGVQFAPPNEAALADAIRRVLSLYADQKLWKKMQKRGMKSDVSWQASAAQYAQLYASLIGLDRHDRDN, from the coding sequence ATCGAGGTTCTATCCGTTGCCTCGGAAGTCTATCCCCTGATCAAGACGGGTGGGCTGGCCGATGTGGCCGGCGCCCTGCCTTTGGCGCTGGCCGAAACCGGGGTGACGATGCGCACCCTCGTGCCCGGCTATCCGGCAGTTCTCACCAAGCTCACAGGGGGCCGCGAGGTCGCGCAGTTCGAAGATTTGTTCGGCTTTCGCGGGCGGTTGATAGCCGGCCGGGTGGAGGGGCTCGACCTCATCGTGCTGGACGTGCCGCCGCTCTATGACCGACCCGGGAACCCCTATGTCGGGCCGGAAGGTTGGGACTGGCCCGACAATTGGAAACGGTTTGCAGCGCTGAGCTGGGTGGCGTCCGAATTGGGACTGGGGCTGGTGGAAGGCTATCAGCCGCAGATCATCCATGCCCATGACTGGCAGGCGGGCCTTGTGCCGGCCTATGTGAAATATGGGCCGTCGGCGACGCTGAAGACGGTCATGACCGTCCACAACATGGCCTTTCAGGGCACATACAGCGCTGATATCTTTGCTCAATTGCGACTGCCGCCGCACGCATTCTCCGTCGAAGGTGTCGAATATTACGGCGGAGTGGGCTACCTCAAGGCCGGGGTGGAATGCGCGGATGTCGTGACCACAGTCAGCCCCACCTACGCCACGGAAATCCGGACACCGGCCTTTGGCATGGGGCTCGATGGTTTGCTTGCCAATAGGTCCGACACGGTATTCGGCGTCCTCAACGGCATCGACATGAATGCCTGGGACCCGGCGACCGACAAGGCGCTGGTGCGGAATTACACGGCCAATTCGCTGCACCATCGCGACGAAAACAAGGCCGCGTTGCGGGAGAGGTTCGGCCTGGAGCCGAGCGACGGGCCACTTTTTGTCGTGGTCAGCCGGCTGACCTGGCAGAAGGGCATCGACCTTCTGGCCGCATGCATCGACATGATCGTGGCCGCAGGCGGGCAATTGGCCGTGCTCGGATCGGGCGAGGCCGAACTCGAGAACGCGGTCCGGGGCGCTGCCATGCGCCATCCGGGACAGGTCGGGCTGGTGACCGGGTACAATGAGGAGCTGAGCCATCTGCTGCAGGGGGGCGGCGACGTCGTACTGGTGCCGTCGCGCTTTGAGCCCTGCGGGCTGACCCAGCTTTATGCCTTGCGCTACGGCGCCATTCCCCTGGTGAGCCGAGTCGGTGGGCTTGATGATACCGTCATCGACGCCAATGTGGCCGCGTTGCAGGCGGAAGTGGCGACAGGCGTGCAGTTCGCTCCACCGAATGAAGCTGCACTTGCCGACGCGATCAGGCGCGTGCTGTCGCTCTATGCCGACCAAAAACTATGGAAGAAGATGCAAAAGCGCGGGATGAAATCGGATGTGAGTTGGCAAGCCAGCGCCGCACAATATGCCCAGCTTTATGCCTCGCTGATCGGATTGGACCGCCATGACCGTGACAATTAG
- a CDS encoding alpha-D-glucose phosphate-specific phosphoglucomutase: protein MTVTISTTPYSDQKPGTSGLRKRVSVYQQPNYVENFIQSIFDSLEGFAGQILVIGGDGRYYNDVAIQKAIRIAAANGFGKVMVGQGGILSTPAASNIIRKYKAFGGLVLSASHNPGGPEGDFGIKYNVGNGGPAPEKITDAVYARSKVIDSYKTLETPDIDLGAVGTQTVGDMVVEVIDPVSDYAELMQSLFDFDAIRALFAGGFRMTFDAMSAVTGPYAHKILEDMLGAPKGTVINGEPSPSFNDGHPDPNLVYCKDMYDLLMTADGPDFGAASDGDGDRNLIIGKNRFVTPSDSLALLAANAHLAPGYSKGIAGIARSMPTSAAADRVAEKLGIEMHETPTGWKFFGNLLDAGRVTICGEESAGTGSNHVREKDGLWAVLLWLNILAVRKQGVDAIVREHWKIYGRNYYTRHDYEEVDAAIANALVDDLRGRLPSLPGQVLGGMEVAYADDFTYHDPVDGSTSAKQGIRIGFVDGSRIVLRLSGTGTVGATLRLYLERYVPADGDHDLETQEALAPLIAIAEQLAGTKARTGRPTPSVIT from the coding sequence ATGACCGTGACAATTAGCACCACCCCCTATAGCGACCAGAAGCCCGGTACGTCCGGCCTGCGCAAGCGGGTGTCGGTTTACCAGCAGCCGAACTATGTCGAGAACTTCATCCAGTCGATTTTCGACAGTCTTGAGGGCTTCGCGGGCCAAATCCTGGTGATCGGTGGCGATGGTCGCTATTACAATGATGTGGCCATCCAGAAAGCCATCCGCATTGCTGCAGCCAACGGGTTCGGCAAGGTGATGGTCGGGCAGGGGGGAATTCTGTCGACCCCCGCCGCCAGCAATATCATCCGCAAATACAAGGCGTTCGGCGGGCTGGTGCTGTCGGCCAGCCATAATCCGGGCGGACCGGAAGGCGATTTCGGCATCAAATACAATGTCGGCAATGGCGGTCCGGCGCCGGAAAAGATCACCGATGCGGTCTATGCGCGCTCGAAAGTAATCGACAGCTACAAGACGCTGGAGACGCCTGATATCGATCTGGGCGCTGTCGGCACGCAGACGGTCGGCGACATGGTGGTCGAGGTGATCGACCCGGTCAGCGACTATGCCGAGTTGATGCAGTCCCTGTTCGATTTCGACGCGATCCGGGCGCTGTTCGCGGGCGGTTTCCGGATGACTTTTGACGCGATGAGCGCCGTTACCGGGCCTTATGCGCACAAGATCCTCGAGGACATGCTGGGCGCACCCAAGGGCACGGTGATCAATGGCGAGCCCTCGCCCTCGTTCAATGACGGGCATCCGGACCCAAACCTCGTCTACTGCAAGGATATGTATGATCTGCTGATGACGGCGGATGGCCCGGATTTCGGCGCTGCCTCGGATGGGGATGGCGACCGCAACCTGATCATCGGCAAGAACCGCTTCGTGACGCCATCGGACTCGCTGGCGCTGCTGGCCGCCAATGCGCATCTTGCGCCCGGCTACAGCAAGGGCATTGCCGGGATTGCCCGCTCCATGCCGACCAGCGCGGCAGCGGACCGGGTGGCGGAAAAACTCGGCATCGAAATGCACGAGACCCCGACCGGCTGGAAGTTCTTCGGCAATCTGCTCGACGCCGGCCGAGTGACGATCTGTGGCGAGGAAAGCGCGGGCACCGGGTCGAACCATGTGCGCGAAAAGGACGGGCTCTGGGCCGTGCTGCTCTGGCTCAATATCCTGGCCGTGCGCAAGCAGGGCGTCGACGCGATCGTGCGCGAGCACTGGAAGATCTACGGCCGGAATTATTACACGCGGCACGACTATGAAGAGGTCGATGCCGCCATTGCCAATGCCTTGGTGGACGATCTGCGCGGGCGATTGCCGAGCTTGCCGGGGCAGGTGCTGGGCGGCATGGAAGTCGCCTATGCCGATGATTTCACCTATCACGACCCGGTGGATGGCTCGACCAGTGCCAAGCAGGGCATTCGCATCGGTTTCGTCGATGGATCGCGTATTGTCCTCCGCCTTTCGGGCACGGGCACGGTGGGGGCGACATTGCGGCTCTATCTTGAGCGCTATGTGCCCGCCGACGGCGACCATGACCTCGAGACGCAGGAAGCACTCGCACCGCTGATCGCGATCGCCGAACAGTTGGCGGGCACAAAGGCGCGCACCGGCCGCCCAACGCCGAGCGTCATCACCTAG